CGAGGACGTTGATCGCGTCCTGGCCAGACCGCTCGCGCACCACGTCGACGCAGTTCTCGATGTAGCGGTTGACGTAGTCGTCGAGCGTGAGGTGCTGGTCCATCCGCGAGGGCTCGTTCCAGTCGATGAGGTACACGTCGTGACCGGCTTCGAGCAGCCGGCGCACCACGGAGCGCTCCTCCTGGAGGTCGAGGATGTACGGCTTGTTGATCAGCGCGTAGACGATGAGGATCGGGACGTCGTGGGTCTCGTCGGGCTCGATACCGGCCGCCTCGGGCTGGTAGTGCAGTAGTTCGAGCTTGTTCTCCTCGTAGACGACCTCGCTGGGGGTCTGGCCCACGTCGACGCTCTCGACGCTCGCCAGCGCGTCGGGGAGCTCGGCGTTCTGCTCGGTCGCGTCGGTCATCGTCTCTAAGGCGGTGCGCTGGGCGTCCAGCGCCAGGGAGATGGGGTTGAACGGGTCCGCGCGTTCGCTCGCCATCTTACTCCTCCAGGTGGTCGAGGATCTCGTCGAGCTTCCGTTCGACGTCCTGCTGGCGCCGTTCGAGCTCGACGAGGCGCTCGCCGACCTCGTCCATGTCGTCGCGGGTCGGGAACCCGAGCTGGGAGATGGTCTCCTGGCTCACGTCGTCGGCCTCGCGGCGCATCTCCATCATGCGCTCGACGAGCTGGCCGTTGGCGGCGGCGAAGGCGCTGGTCGACATGACCTCCTTGAACGCCTCGTTGGCCGACTGCAGCCAGATGTCCCGGTACTCCGCGGGGGCGACGTCCTCGCCCTGGGCGGCGTCGGTGGTCCGCTCGAACATCTGCTCGGCGGCGTCCATCCACACCTCGTAGGCGCGGTTGTACCCCTGGATCCCTTCGGCCATCGCCTCGTCTTCGGGCACGGAGTCCTCGACGGCCTCGGCCCACGACTCGACGAACGCGGCCTGGGCCTTCATGTTCTGTTCGAGGGAGTCGGCGACGGCGTCGTTCATCTCCTCGACCATCTCTGTCCACTGCTCCTGCATCTCGTTGGTGTTGCTCATGGGTATATCTCTGGTATGCTGAAAGAAAAAACCGTGTTCCTACGCGTCGACGGCGGCGGCGGCCCGCTCCTGGACGTCGCTGACCTGGTCCTGCAGGTCCTCCATCTGGTCCTGCAGCGTCTCGAGCTGGTCGCCCCACTGCTCGGCGACGTCGACCGACTGGGCCTCGAGCTCCTCGTGGGCCTCGGTGAGCATCGCGACCTGCTCGTCGAGGGCTTCGACGTAGTCGCCCGTCAGCTCGTCGTAGGCGTCGATACCCTCCTCGTACTCGCTGGCGACGGTCTCGAAGACCTCCGCGTGGTTCTCCAGCAGGAAGTCGTACTGCTCGTCGACGGCCGCGCGCATCTCGTCGACGGTGCCGGCGGTGCCGGGCATCGACGACTCGATCACGTCGAGGTAGCCGTGGACCATCGTCTGGGTCAGCTCGACGCCGCGGCGCTGGGCCGACTCCTGGCTGTCGAAGCTGTCGACGACGGCCTGGCTCATCGTCTGCTGCATCTCGAGACTCTGCTCGAAGGCCTTCTGGCTCTGCTCGATGGTCGCGCGCTGCATCTCGAACGCCGTGGTGATGGGGGTCGTGTATGCCATGTGTATCACTCTCTGTTCCGCTTGACCGGGATGACGACGGTCTGGACGATGTCGCCCTCTTCGATGTCCAGCGCCTCGCGCTCGGCGTCGGGGATAGATATCCGGCCGCCCGACTGGACGCGCGTCTTGAACGTCGCCGTCTGACTCATCGCGCCGAGCTGGTTCATATCCAGCCCCCCTGCGCCCGCCTGCATCATCCGACTCAGCATCTCCTGCTGGGTCTCCATCGCCTGCTCGCTCATCTCCTGCATCCCACTGAACATCGGCGGCCACGTCGGACCGTCGCTCTCGTCGGTCATCGGTCAACGATACGTACACCCCTCAGTTACATAAGGATTGCGCTCAAAACCATCGATTACCATTCGATACCATTCGATGGATCCGGATTCGGCTACCGGTCGTCGGGGTGGGTGCAGCCGGGCAGTCGACGCTCGGCGGACGGGGTAGCTGCGGCTTACCGGCGGGGTGGGGTCGGCCCGCCTCTGCGGGGCTCTCGACGTTCCCGCCGCCGCGAGAACCCCCAGCGGTAAGCGGTGCGTATGCCACGAATCGGCTCGAGAAGCTGCATCTCGGCTGATATCGGCGTTCTCGGACCACTACGTTTTAATAGCATCAAACCCAAACGCGGGTATCGATGAGTTCTGAACCGCACCGAAACGCGCTGCTGGACACGTGGGCGGAGACGTCCTCGCACATGTTCAACAGCGTGGTCGCGGCCAACCGGGCGGCCTTCGCGGCCTTCGGCGTCACACCGTCGGACGACGACGGGCCGGCGGCCGTCGACCGTATCGAGGCCGACGAGGACCTGCCCGAGTGGCACGTCGAGCTGACGGAACACGACCGCGGTCGGCTGGGCGTCGGCGACCGCGTCGAGTTCACCAAGACCATCTCCGACCGCGACGTGCAGTCCTTCGCCGCCGCGAGCGGCGACACCAACCCGCTGCACCTAGACGACGAGTTCGCGAGCAAGACCCGCTTCCGGGGCCGCATCGCCCACGGCACGCTCGTCGGCGGCCTCATCTCCGCCGGCCTCGCACGCCTGCCGGGGCTCACGATCTACCTCTCGCAGGATCTCGAGTTCCACAACCCCGTCCGCCTCGGCGACCGGCTCACCGCTGTCTGCGAGATCGTAGAGGACCTGGGCGACGACCAGTATCGGCTGACCACCCGCGTCGTCGACGACGGCGAGACCATCATCGACGGCGAAGCCGTCGTCCTCGTCGACGAACTCCCCGACGACGAGTAGCTCGTCGCTGCGTTCTCCCGCCCCCGACAGCCGCCGCTCACGCCTCGCGCTCGTAGCTCCCTTCCCCTTCGAGTCGAGCCCGTTCCCGTACCACCGAGGGGGTCCGACAGACCCCGGGCGCACCCGTCACCTGCGGGACGGTGCAGTTGTTGCAGCTCTCACAGAGCGCCCGCGCGTCCTCGCCCGACCTCCACTCGCCGAGCAGTCGCGCCCCCAGTCGCGGCTCGGCGTAGAACGGCCGTCCCATCCCCACCAGATCGCAGGCCGGCTCGCCGTCGGCCCCGCCGCCGAGCACGTCCTCACAGGTCTCCCGCTTCCGGATGCCGCCCTCGCACAGCACCGGCACGTCCACCCGACGGCGCACCCGTCGACAGAGGTCGGCGTTCCAGCCGGGTTCCTCGGGGAAGCGCCGGCTCTGCAACCGATTCAGCGCGGCGACCGCTCGCGCCTTCAGCGGACTCCCCAGCGCCCCGGCGTAGCCCGACTGCAGGTCCGCGTGCTCCCACGCCCGCTCGGGGTAGGCGCCCCGGACGACGCTCATGTCCCAGAACGTCGAAACCTCGACGGGCGCCACCGCGTCGTAGCCGATCTCGGCCACGCGCTCGCAGATCTCGATCGCGTCCTCGCGTGAGAGCCGTCGCCGGACGAACCGCGGCGCGGCCGTCTCGGCGGGCACCTTCGTCACCAGCGGGATGTCCCCGGCGTGGTCGCGCACGGCGTCGTGGACCGCTTCGAGAAAGCGCACGCCGCCGCTGCCCGGCCGCTCGCCGGGACCGGTCCCGAACTCGTCGTCGCGGCGGTTGTAGAACGGTGAGAGAAACTGCTGGACGATCCCCATGTTCGCGCCCGAGAGGTGGATCCCGTCGTAGCCGGCGTCAGCGGCGTAGCCCGCCGCCTCGCCGAACCGCTCGGCCAGCTCGGACACCGCCGCCGTGGACATGACGCGGGGCCGAAACTCCACGAGGCCCGCGCGGTCGAGCGCGCGCAACTGTGCGGGCGGCCGCGAGACGGCCAGTTCCTCGTGGTCGGGCTCGCGAGCGCGGTGTTCGGCGTGCCAGACGGCGAGGCTCCGCAGGCCGCCGTGGCCCAACTGGACGAAGATCCGGCCGCCGTGGTCGTGGACCGCGTCGGTCAACCGCGCGCAGCGCTCGACGAACGCCGGGTCGTGGAAGCGAGTCATGTTCGGCGCGGCGCAGCCGCTGTCGGCGGTGACGATGCTGGCGCCCTGGAAGATCAGTCCCACGCCCGAGGCCGCGGTGGGTTCGAGTTCGTCGAGCAGGGTGTCGACGGCGTCGGTGCCGTTGCCGGCGCACTCCAGCAGCGGCGCGCGGTAGAGACGGTTCGGAACGTCGACCCCGCCGATCGAGACGGGATCGTCGAGCGTCGGCATGGTCGGACTAGCCGAGTCCGCAGGTTAAGCTTACTCCCCAAGTATGGCGGCGGCTACCGGTCGCCCGGGCGTTCGAACCGTCTCGCAGTTATTTATCGCCGATCCGACTCCTTCCGATCGATGGCCGAGCGGATCCTGCTCTCGCTGGACGGGAGCGCGACCGAGAGGGACCGGACCGAGGAGACCGACCGAGCGATCGACCTCGCGCTCGACCTGGCGGCACGCCGCGGCGGGACCGTCCACGCGCTGTACGTCGTCGACACCGGGCGGTACGGCGAGCCGGCGCTGTCGAGCGCGGAACTGGTCGTCGACGGCGTCGAGGACACGGCCCACGACCTGCTGGCGACGGTCGATCGGCGCGGCCGCGACCGCGGCGTCACCGTACTCACGCGCTGTTGCCACGGGCGACCAAACGAGGAACTGCCCGCCTACGCGGTCGAGATCGACGCCGACGCGGTCGTCCTCGCGGGCCGGCGTCGCCCGGGTCGCGTCCGGCGGGAACTCGACCGGGTCGCGGACGTGGTCGTCGCCCCCAGCGTACTCGTTCGACGCTGACTACGACCACCGTAGTCGCTCGTCGCCGACAGCGGTTCGGGTTGCGTATCCACCCGTGAGACACTTCTCGTCCCCGCGCCAGATCGAGGTATGCGCGTCGCAGTCGCCGGCACGTTCGGACCGATCCACGACGGACACCGCGCTCTGTTCCGGAAAGCGCTCGAACGCGGGGACGAGGGAGTCCTCGTCGCGCTCACCAGCGACGAGTTCGCCCGCGGCGAGCGCGAGCGTCCGGTTCCCGATTTCACCGACCGGCGCGAACGGCTCTGCGAAGCGATCGACGCCTTGGACGAGTGGGATCGCGACGTGGAGATCCGCGAGCTACACGACGAACACGGCATCGCGTCGACGGAGCCGACACTCGACGCGCTCGTCGTCTCGCCCGAGACGGCCCGAGAGCTCGCCGACATCAACGCCGAGCGCGTCCGCCGGAACCTCGCTCCGATGGAGGGGTTCGTCGTCCCGTTCGTCCGCGCCGACGACGGCGAGCGGATCTCCTCGACACGGCTGGTCGCCGGCGATATCGACGAGCACGGCGAGCTATCGGCGGGCGAGCACCCCCCCTCCGACGAGGTATCCGGCGACGACTCCGAGGACGACGCGGCGGACGCCCGAGCGTCAGCGGACGACGGTCACCGGTAGCGCCGAGCGCTCGACGATCCCCTTCGCGACGCTCCCGAGGACGCGCTCGTGGGCCTCCGAGAGGCCGCGGTGACCGACGAAGACGCCGTCGTATCCCTCTTCCGTCGCGAAGTCTGGGATCGTCCGCACGGGGTCGCCGTACAGCAACTCGGCGTCGACCTCGATCCCGGTCTCGGCTGCTCGCTCGTTCGACCGCTCGACCGCGTCGTCCAGCAGACGCTCGCCCCGGCGCTCGGCGTCGTCGACGCTCTCGACGACGAGCCGGTCGTCGTACTCTGTCCGGTCGGCCGGCGGCTCGGCCCCGCCGGTGTCGTACACGTCCGGGTCGACCGAGTGGACGGCCGTCAGCGCCGCACCTGCGGCGGTCGCCATCGCTACGGCGTGGTCGAGCGCCCGGTCGCTCTCCGCCGAGCCGTCTATCGCCACTGCGAATCGCATACGTGAACGTATGGCACGAACCGTCCTGAGCCTTTCTCCCGAGGCCGGTTCGACTCCGCACTACGTCCGTTCGTCGCCGGCGTCATCGTCCGCGGCCTCGTCGCTCTCCGCACCGTCTTCCTCGTCCGCTCGGACCGTCAGCACCGGCACGTCGGCGGTACGGACCACCTTTTCGGTGACGCTGCCGAGGAGGTACCGCTCCAGTCCCGTGCGGCCGTGGGTTCCCATGACGACGAGGT
This DNA window, taken from Halosimplex litoreum, encodes the following:
- a CDS encoding poly(R)-hydroxyalkanoic acid synthase subunit PhaE; its protein translation is MSNTNEMQEQWTEMVEEMNDAVADSLEQNMKAQAAFVESWAEAVEDSVPEDEAMAEGIQGYNRAYEVWMDAAEQMFERTTDAAQGEDVAPAEYRDIWLQSANEAFKEVMSTSAFAAANGQLVERMMEMRREADDVSQETISQLGFPTRDDMDEVGERLVELERRQQDVERKLDEILDHLEE
- a CDS encoding AbrB/MazE/SpoVT family DNA-binding domain-containing protein, with translation MTDESDGPTWPPMFSGMQEMSEQAMETQQEMLSRMMQAGAGGLDMNQLGAMSQTATFKTRVQSGGRISIPDAEREALDIEEGDIVQTVVIPVKRNRE
- a CDS encoding MaoC family dehydratase, with translation MFNSVVAANRAAFAAFGVTPSDDDGPAAVDRIEADEDLPEWHVELTEHDRGRLGVGDRVEFTKTISDRDVQSFAAASGDTNPLHLDDEFASKTRFRGRIAHGTLVGGLISAGLARLPGLTIYLSQDLEFHNPVRLGDRLTAVCEIVEDLGDDQYRLTTRVVDDGETIIDGEAVVLVDELPDDE
- a CDS encoding oxidoreductase, whose product is MPTLDDPVSIGGVDVPNRLYRAPLLECAGNGTDAVDTLLDELEPTAASGVGLIFQGASIVTADSGCAAPNMTRFHDPAFVERCARLTDAVHDHGGRIFVQLGHGGLRSLAVWHAEHRAREPDHEELAVSRPPAQLRALDRAGLVEFRPRVMSTAAVSELAERFGEAAGYAADAGYDGIHLSGANMGIVQQFLSPFYNRRDDEFGTGPGERPGSGGVRFLEAVHDAVRDHAGDIPLVTKVPAETAAPRFVRRRLSREDAIEICERVAEIGYDAVAPVEVSTFWDMSVVRGAYPERAWEHADLQSGYAGALGSPLKARAVAALNRLQSRRFPEEPGWNADLCRRVRRRVDVPVLCEGGIRKRETCEDVLGGGADGEPACDLVGMGRPFYAEPRLGARLLGEWRSGEDARALCESCNNCTVPQVTGAPGVCRTPSVVRERARLEGEGSYEREA
- a CDS encoding universal stress protein, producing the protein MAERILLSLDGSATERDRTEETDRAIDLALDLAARRGGTVHALYVVDTGRYGEPALSSAELVVDGVEDTAHDLLATVDRRGRDRGVTVLTRCCHGRPNEELPAYAVEIDADAVVLAGRRRPGRVRRELDRVADVVVAPSVLVRR
- a CDS encoding phosphopantetheine adenylyltransferase, translated to MRVAVAGTFGPIHDGHRALFRKALERGDEGVLVALTSDEFARGERERPVPDFTDRRERLCEAIDALDEWDRDVEIRELHDEHGIASTEPTLDALVVSPETARELADINAERVRRNLAPMEGFVVPFVRADDGERISSTRLVAGDIDEHGELSAGEHPPSDEVSGDDSEDDAADARASADDGHR
- a CDS encoding universal stress protein; the encoded protein is MRFAVAIDGSAESDRALDHAVAMATAAGAALTAVHSVDPDVYDTGGAEPPADRTEYDDRLVVESVDDAERRGERLLDDAVERSNERAAETGIEVDAELLYGDPVRTIPDFATEEGYDGVFVGHRGLSEAHERVLGSVAKGIVERSALPVTVVR